One Fusobacterium nucleatum genomic window carries:
- a CDS encoding autotransporter serine protease fusolisin, producing MKNKKLKMKLLLITLISTLFVNCGGGGKGGGGSSNLPVPNRPNVPRPIDPNRPDPINPSVPSNFSTIVNPLDTEKQRLGISELKNKLADNRENSSEIIPTDDPYKQNMLGSTQKIAILDSDFLHDHDYNNHFDPLSIVSKYRVDALERVDSNDSVSAHGEKVLEVLVGRNINERAIKTYPNGPQNYNNQTWLKLNVIAASIGNGGIDENNKGIEANLTAYRKIFEKFGDQKVKIFNQSWGSDKTIKDNEFRSRNLSNYVFDRREANPLIMPFFKDAVNNKGALFVWAAGNEPADDVSLEAGLPYFDKDLEKGWIAVVGIASEETYRDGSQLKKVVNGRINIHRTGSDRLAYAGNEAKYWSISADDKSILWPNRTGDRYIFELGSSYAAPKVSRAAALVAEKYSWMTPNQIRQTLFTTTEDTEISSRLVGEDRRRIKTEPDYKYGWGMLDTNRALKGPGAFINIMSDSRASSNFIANIPRTETSYFENSIFGVGGLRKRGTGTLILTANNTFFGGTIVDEGQVDIYQIHASPVTVNQNGYLTLHSKAIIGYNVPYTQILKQSYQIEPQKITTNTNLTNKGVVEVKGTTAIIGGDYVGYRGSELVFNSGAKLNVLGKIRVEDATMRVMSNGYVTTEGLSSTLIEGEAIEGNFAKVETNGMRKANIKVKNGKVIGILSRQNTLEYVGNDAQASSKNVAENVEKVFKDLDQKVKDGTVTKEELIMASNMQNMSRSGFTTASEMMSGEIYASAQALTFSQAQNINRDLSNRLVGLDNFKNNDKDSGVWFSAIGSGGKLRRDGYASADTRVIGGQFGTDTKFSPTTTLGVALNYSYAKADFNRYAGESKSDMVGLSLYGKQDLPYGFYTAGRLGLSHISSKVERELLTSTGDTVTGKINHHDKMLSAYVELGKKFGWFTPFIGYSQDYLRRGSFDESEASWGIKADKKNYRTSNFLVGARAEYVGNKYKLQAYVTQAINTDKRDLTYEGNFTGSNVKQKFQGVKQAKNTTWIGFGVFREISPVFGVYGNVDFRVEDKKWADSVISTGLQYRF from the coding sequence ATGAAAAATAAAAAACTTAAAATGAAATTATTATTGATTACCCTGATTTCTACACTATTTGTAAATTGTGGAGGTGGAGGTAAAGGTGGAGGTGGTTCAAGTAACCTACCAGTTCCTAATAGACCTAATGTACCAAGACCAATAGATCCTAATAGACCAGATCCTATTAATCCTAGTGTACCTAGTAATTTTTCAACAATTGTAAATCCACTAGATACTGAGAAACAAAGATTAGGAATTTCTGAATTAAAAAATAAACTAGCAGATAATAGAGAAAATTCTAGTGAAATAATTCCAACAGATGATCCTTATAAACAAAATATGTTAGGAAGTACTCAAAAAATAGCTATATTAGATAGCGATTTCTTACACGATCATGATTATAATAATCATTTTGATCCACTTTCAATTGTGAGTAAGTATAGAGTAGATGCTTTAGAAAGAGTAGATTCTAATGATAGTGTTAGTGCACATGGAGAAAAAGTTTTAGAGGTTTTAGTAGGTAGAAATATAAATGAGAGAGCTATAAAAACATATCCAAACGGTCCGCAAAATTATAATAATCAAACTTGGCTAAAACTAAATGTTATAGCAGCAAGTATTGGAAATGGTGGAATAGATGAAAATAATAAAGGAATAGAAGCTAATTTAACAGCTTATAGAAAAATATTTGAAAAGTTTGGAGATCAAAAAGTAAAAATTTTTAATCAATCATGGGGTTCTGATAAAACTATTAAAGATAATGAATTTAGAAGTAGAAATTTAAGTAATTATGTTTTTGATAGAAGAGAAGCTAATCCTTTGATTATGCCATTTTTTAAAGATGCAGTAAATAATAAGGGAGCTCTTTTTGTTTGGGCTGCTGGAAATGAGCCAGCAGATGATGTTTCTTTAGAAGCAGGGCTACCATATTTTGATAAAGATTTAGAAAAAGGTTGGATTGCTGTTGTAGGAATAGCTTCAGAAGAAACATATAGAGATGGAAGCCAATTAAAAAAAGTTGTAAATGGAAGAATTAATATTCATAGAACAGGGTCAGATCGCCTAGCTTATGCAGGTAATGAAGCAAAATACTGGTCTATCTCTGCTGATGACAAATCTATTCTTTGGCCAAATAGAACAGGAGACAGATATATTTTTGAATTAGGTTCTTCTTATGCTGCTCCAAAAGTATCAAGAGCAGCGGCTTTAGTTGCAGAAAAGTATAGTTGGATGACTCCTAATCAAATACGTCAGACTTTATTTACAACAACAGAGGATACAGAAATAAGTAGCAGATTAGTTGGAGAAGATAGAAGAAGAATAAAAACAGAGCCAGATTATAAATATGGTTGGGGAATGTTGGATACTAATAGAGCATTAAAAGGACCAGGAGCATTTATTAATATTATGTCAGATTCAAGAGCATCAAGTAATTTTATTGCTAATATTCCTAGAACAGAAACTTCATATTTTGAAAATAGTATTTTTGGAGTTGGTGGATTAAGAAAAAGAGGAACAGGAACTTTAATATTAACTGCTAATAATACATTCTTTGGAGGCACTATTGTTGATGAAGGGCAAGTTGATATCTATCAAATACATGCTTCACCTGTAACAGTAAATCAAAATGGTTATTTAACATTACATAGTAAAGCTATCATAGGTTATAATGTTCCATATACTCAAATTTTAAAACAAAGCTATCAAATTGAACCTCAAAAAATAACTACAAATACTAATTTAACTAATAAAGGTGTAGTTGAAGTCAAAGGAACAACAGCTATTATTGGAGGAGATTATGTAGGATATAGAGGTTCAGAATTAGTATTTAATAGTGGAGCAAAATTAAATGTTTTAGGAAAAATTAGAGTAGAAGATGCAACTATGAGAGTAATGTCAAATGGTTATGTAACTACTGAAGGTTTATCAAGCACTTTAATTGAAGGAGAGGCTATTGAGGGTAATTTTGCTAAAGTTGAAACTAATGGAATGAGAAAAGCTAATATAAAAGTCAAGAATGGAAAGGTTATAGGTATTTTATCAAGGCAAAATACTCTTGAATATGTTGGTAATGACGCTCAAGCCTCATCTAAAAATGTCGCAGAAAATGTAGAAAAAGTATTTAAAGACTTAGATCAAAAAGTAAAAGATGGAACAGTAACAAAAGAAGAACTTATTATGGCTTCTAATATGCAAAATATGTCAAGAAGTGGTTTTACAACAGCTAGTGAAATGATGTCAGGAGAAATATATGCTTCAGCACAAGCATTGACTTTCTCACAAGCACAAAATATAAATAGAGATTTATCAAATAGATTAGTTGGATTAGATAATTTTAAAAATAATGATAAAGATTCAGGAGTATGGTTTTCAGCAATAGGAAGTGGAGGAAAGCTAAGAAGAGATGGTTATGCTTCAGCAGATACAAGAGTAATAGGAGGACAATTTGGGACAGATACTAAATTTAGTCCAACAACAACTCTTGGGGTAGCATTAAATTACTCTTATGCAAAAGCAGATTTTAATAGATATGCAGGAGAATCAAAGAGTGATATGGTAGGACTTTCATTATATGGAAAACAAGATTTACCATATGGTTTCTATACAGCAGGTAGATTAGGATTGTCTCATATTTCATCAAAAGTTGAAAGAGAATTATTGACATCAACAGGAGATACAGTAACAGGAAAGATAAATCACCATGATAAAATGTTATCAGCTTATGTAGAATTAGGAAAGAAATTTGGTTGGTTTACACCATTTATAGGTTACTCACAAGATTATTTAAGAAGAGGAAGTTTTGATGAATCAGAAGCATCTTGGGGAATAAAAGCAGATAAGAAGAATTATAGAACAAGTAATTTCTTAGTAGGAGCAAGAGCAGAATATGTAGGTAATAAATATAAACTACAAGCTTATGTGACACAAGCAATAAATACAGATAAGAGAGATTTAACTTATGAAGGAAACTTCACAGGAAGTAATGTAAAGCAAAAATTCCAAGGAGTAAAACAAGCAAAGAATACAACATGGATAGGCTTTGGAGTATTTAGAGAAATAAGCCCAGTATTTGGAGTATATGGAAATGTAGATTTCAGAGTAGAAGATAAGAAATGGGCAGACTCAGTAATCTCAACAGGGTTACAATATAGATTCTAA
- a CDS encoding protein kinase, which translates to MEKRFEKKIKSYILKNKDISVLTFDYEKIINKTDLGNFPSYRFKHIKILREDLLPIGYPDTVDSNILKKWIDLRKIPKNRENVNAILNYRLKEMDTTPNNFMNYIDLSYGLSFNDSYWIVPEEEKYLLWKDYNLYKNKFSDNLALVAFGEGGNIPDSLKDKRTSPEYTTDGMLAKCWTVINDEIYLLKKSSEHHKVETYAEYYLSQVAEIMNFEYVPYDLMKFHEHIVSTCKIFTTEDKGYSPIHLCLKKEDRYKTEGNLLEAIAKVMGKEKLGDIMVFDSIIYNIDRHLGNFGMITDNNTGKLLKPAPIFDNGTSIFNLLLKNSIQDIYKNYLSKFEIDFDLLSSIFVDKRHQEGLEELKNFKFKRHSKYNLPEELLEKAETFIQSRSRLILNQLEKKLIK; encoded by the coding sequence ATGGAAAAAAGATTTGAAAAAAAAATAAAATCATATATTTTGAAAAATAAAGATATTTCTGTCCTTACTTTTGATTATGAGAAAATTATTAATAAAACAGATTTAGGAAATTTTCCTAGTTATAGATTCAAACATATAAAAATTTTAAGAGAAGATTTATTACCTATTGGATATCCTGATACAGTTGATTCTAATATCTTAAAAAAATGGATAGATTTAAGAAAAATACCTAAGAATAGAGAAAATGTGAATGCTATATTAAATTATCGTTTAAAAGAAATGGACACTACTCCAAATAATTTTATGAACTATATTGATTTATCTTATGGGTTATCTTTCAATGATTCTTATTGGATAGTTCCAGAGGAAGAAAAATATTTACTTTGGAAAGACTATAACCTTTATAAAAATAAATTTAGTGACAATCTTGCCTTAGTAGCTTTTGGAGAGGGTGGAAATATACCTGATTCTTTAAAAGACAAAAGAACTTCACCTGAATACACAACTGATGGAATGTTAGCAAAATGCTGGACTGTAATTAATGATGAAATATATTTATTAAAAAAATCATCAGAACATCATAAGGTTGAAACTTATGCAGAATACTATTTATCACAAGTAGCTGAAATAATGAATTTTGAATATGTCCCTTATGATTTAATGAAATTTCATGAACACATAGTTTCAACTTGTAAGATATTTACAACAGAAGATAAAGGTTATTCCCCAATACATCTTTGTTTAAAAAAAGAAGATAGGTACAAAACAGAGGGTAATTTATTAGAAGCAATAGCAAAAGTAATGGGAAAAGAAAAATTAGGAGATATTATGGTTTTTGATTCAATCATCTATAATATAGACAGACACTTAGGTAATTTTGGAATGATAACTGATAATAACACTGGAAAATTATTAAAACCAGCTCCAATTTTTGATAATGGTACTTCAATTTTTAACTTACTTTTAAAAAATTCTATTCAAGATATTTATAAAAATTATTTATCTAAATTTGAAATAGATTTTGATTTATTATCAAGTATTTTTGTAGATAAAAGACATCAAGAGGGCTTAGAAGAATTAAAGAATTTCAAATTTAAAAGACATAGTAAATATAATTTACCAGAAGAACTTTTAGAGAAAGCTGAAACATTTATCCAAAGTAGAAGTAGATTAATTTTAAATCAGCTTGAAAAGAAGTTGATAAAATGA
- a CDS encoding recombinase family protein, whose amino-acid sequence MIYGYVRVSSKTQNEERQIATLKNKGVAMENIFIDKELGKDFNRNAWQKLMAKLVIGDIIVIKELDRMGRNNNEIKENFELIKNKGCYLEFLENPLLSTKGKSQVEIELIQPLVLHLFGYLAEKEREKLLIRQREAYEQLEVDSKGRKISKKKNKVLGRPNKIENLTTEQKRYIKAWIDGSIKISDCIKNTGIKKTSLYTIKKSFSF is encoded by the coding sequence ATGATTTATGGATATGTAAGAGTTAGTTCCAAAACTCAAAATGAAGAAAGACAAATTGCTACACTTAAAAATAAAGGAGTAGCAATGGAAAATATTTTTATAGATAAAGAATTAGGAAAAGATTTCAATAGAAATGCCTGGCAGAAATTAATGGCAAAATTAGTTATAGGAGATATTATTGTTATAAAAGAATTGGATAGAATGGGAAGAAACAATAATGAAATTAAAGAAAATTTTGAATTAATAAAAAATAAAGGATGTTACCTAGAATTTTTAGAAAATCCACTTTTATCAACAAAAGGAAAATCACAAGTTGAAATAGAATTAATACAGCCATTAGTATTGCATCTTTTTGGTTATTTAGCTGAAAAAGAAAGAGAGAAACTTTTAATAAGACAAAGAGAAGCTTATGAACAATTAGAAGTAGACAGTAAAGGAAGAAAAATATCTAAGAAAAAAAATAAAGTGCTTGGTCGTCCAAACAAAATTGAAAACTTAACAACTGAACAAAAAAGATATATAAAAGCTTGGATAGATGGAAGTATAAAAATATCAGATTGTATCAAAAATACTGGAATAAAAAAAACTAGTTTATATACAATAAAAAAATCTTTTTCTTTTTAG
- a CDS encoding YfcC family protein: MKRKNFEFPTAYTVLFLILILVTVLTHVIPAGKYNRLSYQESTNEFVVETYGNENVNLEATQKNLDKLDIKIDINKFINGTIKKPMAIPNTYVKLDGKAQGLKELITAPILGIAESIDIIIFVLLLGGIVGIVNKTGTFNIAMKAISQRTKGKEFSLVIISFIFFAAGGTIFGFWEETIPFYSILMPLFLINNFDPLIPMATIFLGSAVGCMFSTVNPFSTIIASNAAGISFNEGLNFRFVALIVFSIISLLYIHRYIKKVKKNPNNSLVIEEQEEIREKFLKDYSQETNIKFDWRKKIILFLFIFQFIVMIWGVSSLGWWFQEVAAMFFGIAIIIMFLSGLSEKDAVNGFILGASEVVGVTLIIGLARAINIIMENGMISDTLLFYSSNVVAEMGKGLFSIVMLLIFAFLGIFIPSTSGLAVLSMPILAPLADTVGLSRAVVVDAFTWGQGVILFITPTGLIFVVLQIVGIPYNKWLKFVMPLLLIIAILVISILYIKSVFF, encoded by the coding sequence GTGAAAAGGAAAAATTTTGAATTTCCAACAGCTTATACAGTATTATTTTTAATTTTGATTTTAGTGACAGTGTTAACACATGTTATCCCAGCAGGAAAGTATAATAGGCTATCCTATCAAGAGAGCACAAATGAGTTTGTAGTAGAGACATATGGAAATGAAAATGTAAATTTAGAAGCAACACAAAAAAATTTAGATAAATTAGATATTAAAATAGATATAAATAAGTTTATAAATGGGACAATTAAAAAGCCTATGGCTATCCCAAATACCTATGTTAAGCTAGATGGAAAAGCACAAGGTTTGAAGGAATTGATTACTGCACCAATTTTAGGTATAGCTGAATCTATAGATATAATTATATTTGTTCTTCTATTAGGAGGAATAGTTGGTATAGTAAATAAGACAGGAACATTTAATATAGCAATGAAAGCTATTTCACAAAGAACAAAAGGAAAAGAATTTTCACTTGTTATAATAAGTTTTATTTTCTTTGCAGCAGGAGGAACAATATTTGGATTTTGGGAAGAAACAATACCTTTTTATTCAATATTAATGCCATTATTTTTAATAAATAATTTTGACCCATTAATCCCAATGGCAACTATATTCCTAGGTTCAGCAGTAGGTTGTATGTTTTCAACAGTAAATCCTTTTTCAACTATAATTGCATCAAATGCAGCAGGAATATCTTTTAATGAGGGTTTAAATTTTAGATTTGTAGCTTTAATAGTGTTTTCAATAATATCATTGCTATATATTCATAGATATATTAAAAAGGTTAAAAAAAATCCAAATAATTCTCTTGTTATAGAAGAACAAGAAGAAATAAGAGAGAAATTTTTAAAAGACTACAGTCAAGAAACTAACATTAAATTTGATTGGAGAAAAAAAATAATATTATTTTTATTTATTTTTCAATTTATAGTTATGATATGGGGAGTATCTTCACTAGGTTGGTGGTTTCAAGAAGTGGCTGCAATGTTTTTTGGAATTGCAATAATTATTATGTTCTTATCTGGACTAAGTGAAAAAGATGCAGTAAATGGTTTTATTTTAGGAGCTTCAGAAGTTGTTGGAGTTACTCTGATTATTGGTTTAGCAAGAGCTATAAATATTATAATGGAAAATGGAATGATTTCAGACACTTTACTTTTCTATTCATCTAATGTAGTGGCTGAAATGGGTAAAGGTTTATTTTCAATAGTAATGTTATTGATTTTTGCATTTCTAGGAATCTTTATTCCATCAACATCAGGTTTAGCTGTATTATCTATGCCAATATTAGCTCCACTTGCTGATACAGTGGGATTGTCAAGAGCAGTTGTTGTAGATGCTTTCACTTGGGGACAGGGAGTAATACTATTTATAACACCAACTGGTTTAATATTTGTTGTATTACAAATAGTAGGGATACCTTATAATAAATGGTTGAAATTTGTTATGCCACTTTTATTAATTATCGCAATATTAGTAATTAGTATCTTATATATAAAATCAGTATTTTTTTAA